A single region of the Clostridiales bacterium genome encodes:
- a CDS encoding purine-nucleoside phosphorylase → MNDIIHKIEESAEFLRNFYPNHIDASVILGSGLGDLADEISETKKIGYKDIPNFPVSTVFGHAGRLIAGKAGSRNILIMQGRFHYYEGYGMDDITFPIRVMSRMGIKKLLLTNASGGINLKFKPGDLMIIKDHINLSMKNPLIGKNLDDFGPRFPDMSRCYSISLNKKIADICSSGGVDYVSGVYAYLTGPSFETPSEIKMLRKLGADAVGMSTVPEAIVAKHCGMEICGISCITNMAAGILNKPLSHEEVIETSNMVKDKFKYVLRKLLYEV, encoded by the coding sequence ATGAATGATATAATACATAAAATAGAAGAGTCTGCCGAATTTTTAAGAAATTTTTATCCGAATCATATCGATGCTTCGGTAATACTTGGATCCGGGCTGGGTGACCTTGCAGACGAGATAAGCGAAACAAAAAAGATAGGTTACAAGGATATACCAAACTTCCCCGTATCCACCGTATTTGGTCATGCTGGAAGACTGATTGCAGGGAAGGCGGGCAGCAGAAATATTCTCATCATGCAGGGAAGGTTTCACTATTATGAAGGGTACGGCATGGATGATATTACATTCCCCATAAGGGTTATGAGTCGGATGGGAATAAAAAAGCTTCTGCTCACTAATGCTTCGGGTGGAATAAATTTAAAATTCAAGCCCGGAGATCTTATGATAATAAAGGATCACATAAATTTATCCATGAAAAATCCGCTTATAGGGAAGAATTTAGATGATTTCGGACCTAGATTTCCCGATATGTCAAGGTGTTACAGCATCTCTTTGAATAAAAAAATTGCAGACATATGTTCATCCGGGGGAGTTGATTATGTATCGGGCGTATACGCATATCTTACAGGCCCGAGCTTTGAGACGCCTTCCGAAATAAAAATGCTCAGGAAATTAGGAGCTGATGCCGTAGGCATGTCCACTGTTCCCGAAGCAATAGTCGCAAAACACTGCGGTATGGAAATATGCGGCATATCCTGCATAACAAACATGGCTGCAGGAATTTTAAATAAACCTTTAAGCCATGAAGAAGTCATAGAAACATCTAATATGGTCAAAGATAAATTCAAATATGTATTGAGAAAAT